The following are encoded together in the Lactuca sativa cultivar Salinas chromosome 1, Lsat_Salinas_v11, whole genome shotgun sequence genome:
- the LOC111916757 gene encoding putative 1-phosphatidylinositol-3-phosphate 5-kinase FAB1D isoform X1 — MAKSEGDHHVDAPPNYRSLEKEGRNNLVEINNIKGDLEHAKTSEVNETEAWYPCINDSDIWLPPEPDDQEDDVEGSYGKYDDDNDDDDDDDEEFSDDIKWGKTSNLTSFGQEGSVSGSFSFKEEKRKVMDKVMSGKFKTLVKHILKSMNISCLKDNGGNNWVDIVTSLSWEAASFLKGEAMDPDGYVKVKCIATGSRSQSEVFNGLVFKKHAAHKHMPTRFKRPKLLLIKGTLSDSDGFSSFESMNHEKNRLDSVIGMMEKCNPNVILVEKTVSRDIQEYILSKGMTLVLEMKMNRLERIARCTGSSILSYDQPSDEKLRQCDSFYFEKIIEEHGALCESGKKPNMTLMFLEGLPKRMGCTILLKGSHSDELKKIKTVVQFAVGLAYHLILENSFLLNQRIMFSTICPDIFSTKIPTEEIIPSISNHALDLGFDDSNIPVSKEDSNEEIESIPIFKEPYNPVFLSGLSSLTASLKKVIAIRLLHTARSISTYFGFNCMSPHRQELRSSEAVETTANMGEKVISDEEKTVNGDGVSNDDSLETNSTEEEMESKDDMNTVLESESILVLMSKRNATKGIICEQDRFSCIKFYRYFDVPVGKFLRDYLLNQKLMCTTCGETPEAHSYYYAHHDMQLTIQIRHLPADKHLDGENEGKLWMWSFCGKCKPSNGSLKCTKRVLVSTAARSLSFGKFLELGFSNHSSCDITSSCGHLFYKDYIHFFGLGSMVAMFRYSSVSTYSVSLPHWKVEFSDSVGEEFLKKEVEDVYWEGLSVFAEVESSLKKMEFEFVGSMLKLQGSLKKFCYVEEMLNQERVRFQDEMKNTANDGGFRNNWVYKPLCLNHLQWELLLESCIWDHRIHSLLSSDLKVVDTKTIDNTLPLKEISIQGDSEINTNGEFSSSMSAKLSDPNGWMWTPFQKIQSYYTNDLQRGYLPEFEPINRYTTGSKIYKKITEEGSKLHFPVGPGNNYMVSDYEEELSSIIACALTFLKDQNISPEGQGVTDRNIESHFFSFDGLELLDSVDSSRHLHPVVSMGRLTNKVKYSVGCLYANEFKDLRSRCGLSELDFIAALSRCKHWDAKGGKSKSFFAKTLDGRFIIKEIKKTEFYSFLEFASSYFGYMKECFMAGNQTSLAKILGIYQVKKRKSGVKHDLMVMENITYCRNMMRQYDLKGALYARFNSAVGVVGDVLLDQNFVNDMNVSPLYVNRKAKRNLQRAVWNDTVFLNSINVMDYSLLVGVDVEKKELVCGIIDYVRQYTWDKQVENWVKSFVVPKNQMPTVISPKEYKKRFRKFIDTHFLSVPDDWCSQRPSNPCTLCATDTDATSPHACSHSTQPSPYV, encoded by the exons ATGGCAAAGAGTGAAG gTGATCATCATGTTGATGCTCCCCCAAACTACAG GTCACTTGAGAAAGAAGGAAGGAATAACCTTGTGGAAATCAATAACATCAAAGGAGATTTAGAACATGCAAAAACTTCTG AGGTCAATGAAACAGAGGCATGGTATCCTTGTATCAATGATTCAGATATTTGGCTTCCCCCTGAACCAGATGACCAAGAGGATGATGTTGAGGGTAGTTATGGTAAATATGacgatgataatgatgatgatgatgatgatgatgaagagttTAGTGATGACATAAAATGGGGCAAAACAAGTAATCTAACTAGCTTTGGTCAAGAAGGGAGCGTGAGTGGGAGCTTTAGTTTTAAAGAGGAAAAAAGAAAAGTAATGGATAAGGTTATGAGTGGAAAATTCAAGACTCTTGTGAAACATATTCTTAAATCAATGAATATTTCTTGCTTAAAAGACAATGGTGGTAATAATTGGGTTGATATAGTTACATCTTTATCATGGGAAGCTGCTTCCTTTTTGAAAGGGGAAGCAATGGATCCTGATGGTTATGTGAAAGTCAAATGTATTGCTACTGGCTCTCGAAGTCAAAG TGAAGTATTCAACGGGTTGGTGTTTAAAAAGCATGCTGCTCACAAACACATGCCAACAAGATTCAAAAGACCAAAACTACTACTGATCAAGGGTACACTAAGTGATTCTGATGGATTTTCATCATTTGAGTCGATGAACCATGAAAAGAACAGACTTGATTCTGTTATTGGgatgatggagaaatgcaatccAAATGTTATTTTAGTGGAAAAAACCGTTTCACGTGATATTCAAGAGTATATTCTTTCAAAAGGGATGACATTGGTTTTGGAAATGAAAATGAACCGGTTAGAGAGAATTGCTCGTTGTACAGGTTCATCAATCTTGTCATATGATCAACCGAGTGATGAAAAATTGAGACAATGTGattctttttattttgaaaaaattattGAAGAACATGGTGCTCTTTGTGAAAGTGGAAAGAAGCCAAACATGACTTTAATGTTTCTTGAGGGATTGCCTAAACGTATGGGCTGCACG ATTTTGCTGAAGGGATCTCACAGTGATgaacttaaaaaaatcaaaactgTTGTTCAGTTTGCAGTTGGTCTGGCATACCATTTGATCCTTGAGAATTCGTTTCTTCTAAATCAGAGAATAATGTTTTCCACCATTTGCCCtgatatattttctactaaaatccCCACCGAAGAGATCATTCCATCAATCAGCAATCATGCTCTTGATTTAGGATTTGATGATTCAAATATTCCAGTTTCCAAGGAGGATTCTAATGAAGAAATCGAGAGTATCCCTATCTTTAAGGAACCATACAACCCGGTTTTCCTCTCAGGGTTATCATCTCTCACAGCTTCATTAAAGAAAGTAATTGCAATTCGTTTATTACATACTGCTCGTAGTATATCCACATACTTTGGATTTAATTGTATGAGCCCTCATCGTCAAGAATTACGCTCTTCTGAGGCTGTTGAGACTACTGCCAATATGGGTGAAAAGGTCATTTCTGATGAAGAGAAGACAGTTAATGGTGATGGAGTGAGTAATGATGATTCTTTGGAGACAAACAGTACAGAAGAAGAGATGGAAAGTAAGGATGATATGAACACAGTGTTGGAATCTGAAAGTATTTTGGTTTTGATGTCAAAGAGAAATGCGACAAAAGGGATCATTTGTGAACAGGATCGTTTTTCTTGTATCAAATTCTACCGATATTTTGATGTCCCTGTTGGAAAATTTTTACGGGATTACTTGCTCAATCAG AAGCTCATGTGTACAACTTGTGGTGAAACACCAGAAGCTCATTCGTACTACTATGCACATCACGATATGcaactcacaattcaaatcagACATCTTCCTGCAGACAAACATTTAGATGGTGAAAATGAAGGGAAGCTTTGGATGTGGAGTTTCTGTGGGAAATGTAAACCCTCCAATGGAAGCTTAAAATGTACAAAAAGAGTGTTAGTTTCTACAGCTGCTCGCAGTTTGTCATTTGGCAAGTTTTTGGAGCTTGGCTTTTCAAACCACTCTTCATGTGATATAACATCTAGCTGTGGACATCTCTTTTACAAGGACTACATCCACTTCTTCGG ATTAGGTTCCATGGTTGCAATGTTTAGATACTCTTCGGTATCTACTTACTCTGTGTCTCTACCACATTGGAAGGTGGAGTTCAGTGACTCAGTTGGGgaagaatttttgaaaaaagaaGTTGAAGAT GTGTATTGGGAAGGGCTTTCAGTGTTTGCTGAGGTTGAAAGCTCTTTGAAAAAGATGGAATTTGAGTTCGTGGGATCAATgttgaagcttcaaggatcatTGAAGAAGTTCTGTTATGTTGAAGAGATGCTGAACCAAGAACGTGTTCGATTCCAG GATGAGATGAAGAACACAGCTAACGATGGTGGTTTTAGGAATAATTGGGTGTACAAGCCTCTGTGCTTAAATCATCTACAATGGGAACTTCTTCTTGAATCATGTATCTGGGACCACCGTATTCATTCACTTTTATCGTCTGATCTTAAAGTAGTCGACACCAAAACCATCGATAACACCTTGCCATTGAAAGAGATCTCCATTCAAGGAGATTCAGAAATCAATACGAATGGTGAATTTTCTTCCTCGATGTCTGCAAAATTATCCGATCCAAACGGATGGATGTGGACGCCGTTTCAGAAAATCCAAAGCTATTACACGAACGATCTTCAAAGAGGTTACTTACCGGAATTCGAACCGATCAATAGGTACACCACCGgatcaaaaatatataaaaaaatcacCGAAGAAGGATCGAAGCTTCATTTTCCGGTGGGTCCCGGGAACAATTACATGGTATCGGATTATGAAGAGGAGTTATCAAGTATAATCGCGTGTGCTTTGACTTTTCTCAAAGATCAAAATATCTCACCGGAAGGCCAGGGTGTCACCGATCGGAATATAGAATCACATTTTTTCAGCTTCGATGGACTCGAATTGTTGGATTCGGTGGattcttcaaggcatcttcatcCGGTGGTGTCGATGGGCCGGTTAACTAACAAGGTTAAATACTCGGTGGGTTGTTTATATGCGAATGAATTTAAGGATCTTAGAAGTCGGTGTGGTTTATCGGAACTGGATTTTATTGCCGCTTTAAGTCGGTGTAAACATTGGGATGCGAAAGGTGGAAAAAGTAAATCTTTTTTTGCTAAAACTCTTGATGGCCGGTTTATTATAAAGGAGATTAAAAAGACCGAGTTTTATTCTTTCTTGGAATTTGCTTCCAGTTATTTTGGGTACATGAAGGAGTGTTTTATGGCTGGGAATCAGACCTCTCTCGCAAAAATTCTGGGGATTTATCAG gtgaagaagagaaagagtggTGTGAAACATGATCTAATGGTGATGGAGAACATTACTTATTGTCGAAATATGATGAGACAATATGATCTGAAAGGAGCTCTGTATGCCCGTTTCAATTCTGCTGTTGGTGTTGTGGGAGATGTGCTTTTGGACCAAAATTTTGTGAACGATATGAATGTTTCTCCTTTATATGTTAacagaaaagcaaaaagaaactTGCAACGGGCCGTGTGGAATGACACCGTGTTCCTCAAT TCGATCAATGTGATGGATTATTCGTTGTTGGTTGGAGTGGATGTGGAAAAGAAGGAGCTTGTATGTGGCATCATAGATTATGTGAGACAGTATACATGGGACAAACAAGTGGAGAATTGGGTAAAGTCGTTTGTGGTTCCTAAAAACCAGATGCCAACAGTAATATCTccaaaagagtataaaaagaggTTTAGAAAGTTCATAGACACCCATTTTTTGAGTGTGCCTGATGATTGGTGCTCTCAACGCCCATCTAACCCTTGCACTCTTTGTGCCACAGACACAGACGCAACTTCTCCTCATGCTTGCTCACATTCAACACAACCCTCACCTTATGTTTGA
- the LOC111916757 gene encoding putative 1-phosphatidylinositol-3-phosphate 5-kinase FAB1D isoform X2, whose protein sequence is MPTRFKRPKLLLIKGTLSDSDGFSSFESMNHEKNRLDSVIGMMEKCNPNVILVEKTVSRDIQEYILSKGMTLVLEMKMNRLERIARCTGSSILSYDQPSDEKLRQCDSFYFEKIIEEHGALCESGKKPNMTLMFLEGLPKRMGCTILLKGSHSDELKKIKTVVQFAVGLAYHLILENSFLLNQRIMFSTICPDIFSTKIPTEEIIPSISNHALDLGFDDSNIPVSKEDSNEEIESIPIFKEPYNPVFLSGLSSLTASLKKVIAIRLLHTARSISTYFGFNCMSPHRQELRSSEAVETTANMGEKVISDEEKTVNGDGVSNDDSLETNSTEEEMESKDDMNTVLESESILVLMSKRNATKGIICEQDRFSCIKFYRYFDVPVGKFLRDYLLNQKLMCTTCGETPEAHSYYYAHHDMQLTIQIRHLPADKHLDGENEGKLWMWSFCGKCKPSNGSLKCTKRVLVSTAARSLSFGKFLELGFSNHSSCDITSSCGHLFYKDYIHFFGLGSMVAMFRYSSVSTYSVSLPHWKVEFSDSVGEEFLKKEVEDVYWEGLSVFAEVESSLKKMEFEFVGSMLKLQGSLKKFCYVEEMLNQERVRFQDEMKNTANDGGFRNNWVYKPLCLNHLQWELLLESCIWDHRIHSLLSSDLKVVDTKTIDNTLPLKEISIQGDSEINTNGEFSSSMSAKLSDPNGWMWTPFQKIQSYYTNDLQRGYLPEFEPINRYTTGSKIYKKITEEGSKLHFPVGPGNNYMVSDYEEELSSIIACALTFLKDQNISPEGQGVTDRNIESHFFSFDGLELLDSVDSSRHLHPVVSMGRLTNKVKYSVGCLYANEFKDLRSRCGLSELDFIAALSRCKHWDAKGGKSKSFFAKTLDGRFIIKEIKKTEFYSFLEFASSYFGYMKECFMAGNQTSLAKILGIYQVKKRKSGVKHDLMVMENITYCRNMMRQYDLKGALYARFNSAVGVVGDVLLDQNFVNDMNVSPLYVNRKAKRNLQRAVWNDTVFLNSINVMDYSLLVGVDVEKKELVCGIIDYVRQYTWDKQVENWVKSFVVPKNQMPTVISPKEYKKRFRKFIDTHFLSVPDDWCSQRPSNPCTLCATDTDATSPHACSHSTQPSPYV, encoded by the exons ATGCCAACAAGATTCAAAAGACCAAAACTACTACTGATCAAGGGTACACTAAGTGATTCTGATGGATTTTCATCATTTGAGTCGATGAACCATGAAAAGAACAGACTTGATTCTGTTATTGGgatgatggagaaatgcaatccAAATGTTATTTTAGTGGAAAAAACCGTTTCACGTGATATTCAAGAGTATATTCTTTCAAAAGGGATGACATTGGTTTTGGAAATGAAAATGAACCGGTTAGAGAGAATTGCTCGTTGTACAGGTTCATCAATCTTGTCATATGATCAACCGAGTGATGAAAAATTGAGACAATGTGattctttttattttgaaaaaattattGAAGAACATGGTGCTCTTTGTGAAAGTGGAAAGAAGCCAAACATGACTTTAATGTTTCTTGAGGGATTGCCTAAACGTATGGGCTGCACG ATTTTGCTGAAGGGATCTCACAGTGATgaacttaaaaaaatcaaaactgTTGTTCAGTTTGCAGTTGGTCTGGCATACCATTTGATCCTTGAGAATTCGTTTCTTCTAAATCAGAGAATAATGTTTTCCACCATTTGCCCtgatatattttctactaaaatccCCACCGAAGAGATCATTCCATCAATCAGCAATCATGCTCTTGATTTAGGATTTGATGATTCAAATATTCCAGTTTCCAAGGAGGATTCTAATGAAGAAATCGAGAGTATCCCTATCTTTAAGGAACCATACAACCCGGTTTTCCTCTCAGGGTTATCATCTCTCACAGCTTCATTAAAGAAAGTAATTGCAATTCGTTTATTACATACTGCTCGTAGTATATCCACATACTTTGGATTTAATTGTATGAGCCCTCATCGTCAAGAATTACGCTCTTCTGAGGCTGTTGAGACTACTGCCAATATGGGTGAAAAGGTCATTTCTGATGAAGAGAAGACAGTTAATGGTGATGGAGTGAGTAATGATGATTCTTTGGAGACAAACAGTACAGAAGAAGAGATGGAAAGTAAGGATGATATGAACACAGTGTTGGAATCTGAAAGTATTTTGGTTTTGATGTCAAAGAGAAATGCGACAAAAGGGATCATTTGTGAACAGGATCGTTTTTCTTGTATCAAATTCTACCGATATTTTGATGTCCCTGTTGGAAAATTTTTACGGGATTACTTGCTCAATCAG AAGCTCATGTGTACAACTTGTGGTGAAACACCAGAAGCTCATTCGTACTACTATGCACATCACGATATGcaactcacaattcaaatcagACATCTTCCTGCAGACAAACATTTAGATGGTGAAAATGAAGGGAAGCTTTGGATGTGGAGTTTCTGTGGGAAATGTAAACCCTCCAATGGAAGCTTAAAATGTACAAAAAGAGTGTTAGTTTCTACAGCTGCTCGCAGTTTGTCATTTGGCAAGTTTTTGGAGCTTGGCTTTTCAAACCACTCTTCATGTGATATAACATCTAGCTGTGGACATCTCTTTTACAAGGACTACATCCACTTCTTCGG ATTAGGTTCCATGGTTGCAATGTTTAGATACTCTTCGGTATCTACTTACTCTGTGTCTCTACCACATTGGAAGGTGGAGTTCAGTGACTCAGTTGGGgaagaatttttgaaaaaagaaGTTGAAGAT GTGTATTGGGAAGGGCTTTCAGTGTTTGCTGAGGTTGAAAGCTCTTTGAAAAAGATGGAATTTGAGTTCGTGGGATCAATgttgaagcttcaaggatcatTGAAGAAGTTCTGTTATGTTGAAGAGATGCTGAACCAAGAACGTGTTCGATTCCAG GATGAGATGAAGAACACAGCTAACGATGGTGGTTTTAGGAATAATTGGGTGTACAAGCCTCTGTGCTTAAATCATCTACAATGGGAACTTCTTCTTGAATCATGTATCTGGGACCACCGTATTCATTCACTTTTATCGTCTGATCTTAAAGTAGTCGACACCAAAACCATCGATAACACCTTGCCATTGAAAGAGATCTCCATTCAAGGAGATTCAGAAATCAATACGAATGGTGAATTTTCTTCCTCGATGTCTGCAAAATTATCCGATCCAAACGGATGGATGTGGACGCCGTTTCAGAAAATCCAAAGCTATTACACGAACGATCTTCAAAGAGGTTACTTACCGGAATTCGAACCGATCAATAGGTACACCACCGgatcaaaaatatataaaaaaatcacCGAAGAAGGATCGAAGCTTCATTTTCCGGTGGGTCCCGGGAACAATTACATGGTATCGGATTATGAAGAGGAGTTATCAAGTATAATCGCGTGTGCTTTGACTTTTCTCAAAGATCAAAATATCTCACCGGAAGGCCAGGGTGTCACCGATCGGAATATAGAATCACATTTTTTCAGCTTCGATGGACTCGAATTGTTGGATTCGGTGGattcttcaaggcatcttcatcCGGTGGTGTCGATGGGCCGGTTAACTAACAAGGTTAAATACTCGGTGGGTTGTTTATATGCGAATGAATTTAAGGATCTTAGAAGTCGGTGTGGTTTATCGGAACTGGATTTTATTGCCGCTTTAAGTCGGTGTAAACATTGGGATGCGAAAGGTGGAAAAAGTAAATCTTTTTTTGCTAAAACTCTTGATGGCCGGTTTATTATAAAGGAGATTAAAAAGACCGAGTTTTATTCTTTCTTGGAATTTGCTTCCAGTTATTTTGGGTACATGAAGGAGTGTTTTATGGCTGGGAATCAGACCTCTCTCGCAAAAATTCTGGGGATTTATCAG gtgaagaagagaaagagtggTGTGAAACATGATCTAATGGTGATGGAGAACATTACTTATTGTCGAAATATGATGAGACAATATGATCTGAAAGGAGCTCTGTATGCCCGTTTCAATTCTGCTGTTGGTGTTGTGGGAGATGTGCTTTTGGACCAAAATTTTGTGAACGATATGAATGTTTCTCCTTTATATGTTAacagaaaagcaaaaagaaactTGCAACGGGCCGTGTGGAATGACACCGTGTTCCTCAAT TCGATCAATGTGATGGATTATTCGTTGTTGGTTGGAGTGGATGTGGAAAAGAAGGAGCTTGTATGTGGCATCATAGATTATGTGAGACAGTATACATGGGACAAACAAGTGGAGAATTGGGTAAAGTCGTTTGTGGTTCCTAAAAACCAGATGCCAACAGTAATATCTccaaaagagtataaaaagaggTTTAGAAAGTTCATAGACACCCATTTTTTGAGTGTGCCTGATGATTGGTGCTCTCAACGCCCATCTAACCCTTGCACTCTTTGTGCCACAGACACAGACGCAACTTCTCCTCATGCTTGCTCACATTCAACACAACCCTCACCTTATGTTTGA